A window of Sulfuricurvum sp. contains these coding sequences:
- a CDS encoding AMIN domain-containing protein yields MIKSIFLVSIVIVSAFSRENPFFATSENPNSSVTSEKTFNKPPLQSMTYNFPDQARILQEVTFKFKNLDGSIETRRLEVDQSIDWRSPIVLSQSNNKKIETPITTKESTNQEKSFVQIVPSGNQVSILINEPMIRHFTLSDPNSVAIDFKHNEVFQGFEKLINSAPFTKAKITNHGKFARVILILDGRHECKVNKTAQGAQVICK; encoded by the coding sequence ATGATAAAATCGATTTTTCTTGTATCAATCGTAATCGTTAGTGCATTCTCTCGTGAAAATCCATTTTTTGCAACTTCTGAAAATCCAAATTCATCGGTTACTTCAGAAAAAACATTTAACAAACCACCGCTACAATCGATGACCTATAATTTTCCCGATCAAGCACGCATCTTACAAGAGGTTACTTTTAAATTTAAAAATCTTGATGGCTCCATTGAAACACGTCGTCTTGAAGTGGATCAAAGTATTGATTGGCGCTCTCCTATAGTGTTGTCTCAATCTAATAATAAAAAAATAGAAACGCCTATTACCACAAAAGAATCCACCAACCAAGAGAAATCTTTTGTACAAATAGTCCCATCGGGGAATCAGGTATCCATCCTCATTAATGAACCTATGATTCGCCATTTTACCCTTAGTGATCCCAATAGCGTCGCTATCGACTTCAAACATAATGAGGTGTTTCAAGGATTTGAGAAACTCATCAATAGTGCCCCTTTTACAAAAGCTAAAATAACCAATCATGGGAAATTTGCACGTGTTATACTTATTTTGGATGGACGACATGAGTGCAAAGTGAATAAAACGGCTCAAGGTGCGCAAGTAATTTGTAAATAA
- the tpx gene encoding thiol peroxidase: MATTKFKGTDVELLGNEVKVGDKAPEVTVVNSAGLGDVVVGGAQGVKQLIIVVPSLDTGVCATETRNFNAKAASLEGVKATIVSLDLPFAAGRFCQAEGIDKLTVCSDFRNKDFANAYGVLLGGSVLAGVTCRAIFAVNEEGVVTYKEIVPEITEEPNYDAALAAVA; this comes from the coding sequence ATGGCAACGACAAAATTCAAAGGTACAGACGTAGAACTTCTTGGAAACGAAGTTAAAGTTGGAGATAAAGCTCCTGAAGTAACAGTTGTAAATTCAGCTGGCTTGGGTGACGTAGTTGTAGGCGGTGCGCAAGGTGTAAAACAACTTATCATTGTTGTTCCATCACTCGATACGGGTGTTTGTGCTACTGAAACACGTAACTTCAACGCAAAAGCGGCTTCTCTTGAAGGTGTAAAAGCAACTATCGTATCTTTGGACTTGCCTTTTGCAGCAGGACGTTTTTGTCAAGCAGAAGGTATTGACAAATTGACTGTATGTTCAGACTTCCGTAACAAAGATTTCGCAAACGCGTATGGCGTATTGCTTGGTGGTTCAGTTCTTGCAGGTGTAACATGTCGCGCGATCTTCGCAGTAAACGAAGAGGGTGTGGTTACTTATAAAGAAATCGTTCCTGAAATCACAGAAGAGCCTAACTACGACGCTGCATTGGCTGCAGTAGCGTAA